CCGGTGCTCCCTGAGCTTCCCCGGCCGGGCTCCGAGCCGCCCGTTCCGCTGCCGGGTCCCGTGGTGGCGGTACGTCCCCCGGCTCCCGGTGCGCCGTCCGGTACGCCGGGCGGCCCGTCGTCCGTGGCCGTCCCGGCCCCGTCGGTACGGGCGCCGTCCTTCCCGCTGCCGTCCCCGTCGCTCTCCGCGCCCGGGGAGTCCATCGGGATCAGCGTGACCTTCCCCGAGGGCTGGCCGGCCTCCTTCGGAGCCTCGGCCGGGCCGGCACCGGCCGCGCCGACCGCCACGTAACCGTCGTCACCTGCGCCGTTGCCGCAGGCGGCAAGGGTGCCGCCCAGGCACAGCACGGCCGCCGAGGCGACGATCACGGAGCCCCGGCGGCCGGTCGGGCGATATGTCTGACGTCGCATCGCGCCAGTGTGGCTGACGGTCCGTCAATTCGGAACCCTCGCGCGGAAGTGCGGGGCCGGACAGACTCTGGGTCCGTCCGGACCTGCTTCGTCGGACGGGCGTCAGTCGGCGATGAGCCCTTCCCTGAGCTGGGCGAGCGTGCGGGTCAGCAGGCGCGAGACGTGCATCTGCGAGATGCCGACCTCCTCGCCGATCTGGGACTGCGTCATGTTGGCGAAGAAGCGCAGCATGATGATCTGCCGCTCGCGCGGGGCGAGTTTGGCCAGCAGCGGCTTCAGGGACTCGCGGTACTCGACGCCTTCCAGGGCCGTGTCCTCGTACCCCAGGCGGTCGGCGAGCGAGCCCTCGCCGCCGTCGTCCTCGGGCGAGGGGGAGTCCAGCGACGAGGCGGTGTAGGCGTTGCCCACGGCCAGGCCGTCGACCACGTCCTCCTCGGAGACGCCGAGCGCCTTGGCCAGCTCAGGGACGGTCGGCGAGCGGTCCAGCTTCTGGGCGAGCTCGTCGCTGGTCTTGGTGAGGGCGAGCCGCAGCTCCTGGAGGCGGCGCGGCACGCGCACCGACCACGAGGTGTCGCGGAAGAAGCGTTTGATCTCCCCGACCACGGTCGGCATGGCGAAGGTCGGGAACTCCACGCCCCGTTCGCAGTCGAAGCGGTCGATCGCCTTGATCAGGCCGATGGTGCCGACCTGGACGATGTCTTCCATGGGCTCGTTGCGGCTGCGGAACCGCGCCGCCGCGTACCGCACGAGCGGGAGATTGAGCTCGATGAGCGTGTCCCGCACATAGGCCCGCTCCGGGCTGTCCGTTCCGTCGGGGCCCGGTGCGGGACCCAGTGCGGCGAGCCGCAGGAACAGGGAGCGGGACAGCGTGCGGGTGTCGATGGCTTCCGACGAGCTGGTGAGCACGGTCGGTGCCGGCACGCTCTTCGTGAGCGTGAGCACCTTCGAGCTGCCCTGTTCTGCGGACATGCCACCCCCTTGAGGTCGCGGACGGTCGCGGTGGCCGCGACCATCGGAGGAACGCAGCCTCCACCTGAATACCGGAGGGGAGGCTGCGGCAAACGCGGTTCCAGCAGAATGTCACATGTCGGCAACACGCTGTAGTGACATGTCGACAAGTCAGCGTCATGTCTGTGCAGGAAACAGGGGGTGTGAGGCTTTTACGCCGCCCGAACCGGATCAGGCACGATCTACCCGATCCGGTTACGCCTCGATCCTATTTGCGGATCGGAGTCGCGCGAAGCTTCTGGCCAGCAGTCTTGACACATGCATCTGGGAAACGCCCAATTCCGCGCTGATCTGTGACTGGGTCAGATTGCTGTAATAGCGCAGCAGCAGGATGCGCTGCTCGCGCTCGGGCAGCTGGACGAGCAGATGCCGTACGAGGTCGCGGTGCTCGACCCCCGCGAGGGCCGGGTCCTCGTACCCGAGCCGGTCCAGGAGTCCTGGCAGCCCGTCACCCTCCTGCGCGGCCTCCAGTGAGGTCGCGTGGTACGAGCGGCCCGCCTCGATGCAGGCGAGGACCTCGTCCTCGGGGATCTTGAGCCGCTCGGCGATCTCCCCCGTGGTGGGGGAGCGGCCGTGAGCGGTCGTCAGGTCCTCGGTGGCACCGGTGACCTGGACCCACAGCTCGTGGAGCCGCCTCGGTACGTGGACGGTCCGT
The Streptomyces sp. NBC_00234 DNA segment above includes these coding regions:
- a CDS encoding RNA polymerase sigma factor SigF → MSAEQGSSKVLTLTKSVPAPTVLTSSSEAIDTRTLSRSLFLRLAALGPAPGPDGTDSPERAYVRDTLIELNLPLVRYAAARFRSRNEPMEDIVQVGTIGLIKAIDRFDCERGVEFPTFAMPTVVGEIKRFFRDTSWSVRVPRRLQELRLALTKTSDELAQKLDRSPTVPELAKALGVSEEDVVDGLAVGNAYTASSLDSPSPEDDGGEGSLADRLGYEDTALEGVEYRESLKPLLAKLAPRERQIIMLRFFANMTQSQIGEEVGISQMHVSRLLTRTLAQLREGLIAD
- a CDS encoding RNA polymerase sigma factor SigF; translated protein: MPASTAPQVPPQNVQTDDIQTETPDPAAPARTRGADTRALTQVLFGRLKGLEPGTSEHGRVRAALIEANLPLVRYAAARFRSRNEPMEDVVQVGTIGLINAIDRFDPERGVQFPTFAMPTVVGEIKRYFRDNVRTVHVPRRLHELWVQVTGATEDLTTAHGRSPTTGEIAERLKIPEDEVLACIEAGRSYHATSLEAAQEGDGLPGLLDRLGYEDPALAGVEHRDLVRHLLVQLPEREQRILLLRYYSNLTQSQISAELGVSQMHVSRLLARSFARLRSANRIEA